Within Flavobacterium pisciphilum, the genomic segment TGTTACAGAAAATCAAATGATTTATGCAGTGCCTTTATTAGAGAAATTTAATTTAAAGGCTAGTTTTTTTATTCCTTTCTCTTATATAGGGAAAACTGATTTATGGAATACTAGCTCAGAGGTTCTGGGGAATAAAATAATGACAATTGAACAACTAAAAGATTTGAATAGTGATCGAATAGAACTAGGGTATCATTCTTATGAGCATAAAAAATATAGTTTATTGTCTGACTCAGAGATAGAAAATGATTTCATGAAGTGTGAGGAGATAATAAAGGCTAATAATTTAAGAATATATCCTGCTTTAGCTTATCCATACGGTAATTACCCTAAGAAGGGTAGTAGGAAAGAAAGTTTTAAGCAGGTAATTGCTAAGAATAAAATAAAATTTGGTTTAAAGATCGGTAATCGTCCAAACCGTTTTCCTTTTAAAG encodes:
- a CDS encoding polysaccharide deacetylase family protein; amino-acid sequence: MEKLEQQFQYLKDNNYETYHFEELAKMNSIPKRSIVLTFDDVTENQMIYAVPLLEKFNLKASFFIPFSYIGKTDLWNTSSEVLGNKIMTIEQLKDLNSDRIELGYHSYEHKKYSLLSDSEIENDFMKCEEIIKANNLRIYPALAYPYGNYPKKGSRKESFKQVIAKNKIKFGLKIGNRPNRFPFKDNYEIKRIDIKGQDSLMTFRLKIKFGKLKLF